A DNA window from Bdellovibrio sp. BCCA contains the following coding sequences:
- a CDS encoding S1 family peptidase — protein MRNLLVLALLLLSACEGSNSRNMVLSADKSDSIVGGREVPYADPITQKVLNFKVLYDRHEVTTENAIEITWKAFQCTAAAIAPRIVLTAAHCLSEVADINRIELPTVDGKTEYFKVIKVVPHPDYAKDKTSDLALLHLELALPEQVEILALPTKENPLNLTTIKAAGFGRTSGRKDVAADGGTLRTVDLNVVNFKLDDQTFYVDQTAGKGVCQGDSGGPAMLDIGVSTYLVGVVSKTRFIPDANGDAPDICNYRGEYVNIQHYLDWIVPEMEKLSLE, from the coding sequence ATGAGAAATTTGCTTGTCCTTGCCCTCTTATTGTTAAGCGCTTGTGAAGGTTCCAATTCCCGAAATATGGTTCTTTCGGCAGATAAATCGGACTCTATCGTTGGAGGCCGCGAAGTTCCCTATGCCGATCCTATCACGCAAAAAGTTCTCAATTTTAAAGTTCTTTATGATAGACACGAAGTTACAACAGAGAATGCCATTGAAATCACATGGAAAGCGTTTCAATGCACGGCTGCTGCGATTGCTCCGCGAATTGTACTGACAGCCGCCCATTGTCTTTCCGAAGTCGCAGATATCAATCGCATCGAACTTCCAACCGTAGACGGGAAAACGGAATATTTTAAAGTTATAAAAGTCGTCCCCCACCCTGACTACGCCAAAGATAAAACTTCAGATCTTGCTCTTCTGCATTTGGAGTTAGCTCTTCCAGAGCAAGTGGAAATTTTAGCTCTTCCGACAAAAGAAAATCCGTTGAATCTTACCACGATCAAAGCCGCTGGCTTTGGTCGCACATCCGGAAGAAAAGATGTTGCTGCCGATGGTGGAACTCTTCGCACTGTGGATTTGAATGTTGTAAATTTTAAACTCGATGATCAAACCTTTTACGTCGACCAAACAGCAGGTAAAGGTGTTTGCCAAGGAGACTCTGGCGGCCCGGCCATGCTGGATATCGGTGTCAGCACTTACCTTGTCGGCGTGGTTTCAAAGACCCGTTTTATCCCCGACGCTAACGGAGACGCTCCCGATATCTGTAATTACCGCGGTGAGTACGTCAACATTCAACATTATTTAGATTGGATCGTGCCTGAAATGGAGAAGCTTTCTCTAGAGTAA
- a CDS encoding DUF721 domain-containing protein: MDSNQKPKGKLSIGSEVLQSLFENGKSPLSEQFMRWKLWAKWEEVVGPTIAKNAEPVGFQRGTLYVWVRNSTWMQQMSFMGNHIRDTINQKFERNFVKYIKFTLDRREVPNSDQNSFREMIQKIAPEGDND; this comes from the coding sequence ATGGATTCCAATCAGAAACCCAAAGGCAAATTATCTATCGGCTCGGAAGTACTACAGAGTCTTTTCGAAAATGGCAAGTCGCCATTGTCCGAGCAGTTTATGCGCTGGAAATTATGGGCAAAATGGGAAGAGGTTGTGGGTCCTACAATTGCCAAAAACGCCGAACCTGTGGGCTTTCAAAGAGGGACCTTGTACGTTTGGGTGCGCAACTCCACCTGGATGCAGCAAATGAGCTTTATGGGGAACCACATTCGCGACACCATCAATCAGAAATTTGAGAGAAACTTTGTAAAATATATCAAGTTCACCTTGGACCGCCGCGAAGTTCCGAACTCAGATCAAAACAGTTTTCGTGAGATGATCCAAAAAATCGCTCCGGAAGGCGACAACGACTAA
- the trmFO gene encoding methylenetetrahydrofolate--tRNA-(uracil(54)-C(5))-methyltransferase (FADH(2)-oxidizing) TrmFO has translation MTNFTQNQKITVVGAGLAGSECALQLADMGYQVVLYEMRDKTMTPAHKTNKFAELVCSNSFGSLGEHSAPGQLKWEAQKLGSHILKAAFEAQVPAGQALGMDREVFSAVMTEKVKNHPRIEVRNDVVKSLDEIPRPAVIATGPLTHDDLAESMRKHFGDEFLYFFDAIAPIIDADSINTEIAWKADRYDKGTGDYYNCPMNKEEYNRFIEEIKNARKIEPKDFEKTDFFEGCMPIEVMVDRGPQTLRFGPMKPIGLDDPRTGRYPWAVVQLRQDNKEGTAYNMVGFQTRMAYGEQVRVFRMIPGLENAEFLKLGSIHRNLFINSPKRLNKDLSSKNDPWLFFAGQITGVEGYFESTCTGLMVSRFLHQKLQDRPFSPPPRASAFGSLLEAITDPTRAEHFQPTNINFALLPPLAEKERDKELRKKKQIGLAREALESWQA, from the coding sequence ATGACAAATTTCACTCAAAATCAAAAAATTACAGTCGTTGGCGCGGGGCTCGCGGGCTCGGAATGCGCTTTACAACTTGCTGACATGGGTTATCAGGTCGTCCTTTACGAAATGCGCGACAAAACTATGACCCCAGCGCATAAGACAAATAAATTTGCAGAGTTGGTGTGTTCAAATTCTTTTGGCAGCTTGGGCGAACATTCAGCTCCAGGACAGCTTAAGTGGGAAGCGCAAAAACTGGGTTCGCATATCCTTAAGGCTGCTTTTGAAGCGCAAGTTCCTGCGGGACAAGCTTTGGGTATGGACCGCGAGGTTTTCTCTGCGGTCATGACAGAGAAAGTTAAAAATCATCCGCGCATTGAAGTTCGTAACGACGTTGTTAAATCTTTGGATGAAATTCCTCGTCCGGCTGTGATCGCAACAGGTCCTTTGACTCACGACGATTTAGCAGAAAGCATGCGCAAACACTTTGGCGACGAGTTTTTGTATTTCTTTGATGCCATTGCACCGATCATTGATGCGGATTCTATCAATACAGAAATTGCGTGGAAGGCCGATCGCTATGACAAGGGCACGGGTGATTACTACAACTGCCCGATGAACAAAGAAGAATACAATCGCTTCATCGAAGAAATTAAAAACGCACGCAAGATCGAACCCAAAGATTTCGAAAAGACGGATTTCTTTGAAGGCTGCATGCCGATTGAAGTGATGGTGGATCGCGGACCTCAGACATTGCGTTTTGGTCCGATGAAGCCGATTGGTTTGGATGATCCTCGCACGGGCCGTTATCCTTGGGCCGTCGTGCAACTTCGCCAAGACAACAAAGAAGGCACGGCTTACAATATGGTGGGCTTTCAAACACGCATGGCTTACGGTGAACAAGTGCGTGTCTTCCGTATGATCCCGGGTCTTGAGAACGCTGAGTTTTTGAAACTAGGAAGCATTCACCGAAATCTTTTTATCAATTCTCCCAAGAGATTGAATAAAGATCTTTCAAGCAAAAATGATCCTTGGTTGTTCTTCGCAGGACAAATCACAGGCGTGGAAGGATATTTTGAATCTACTTGCACGGGTTTGATGGTCTCTCGCTTCTTACATCAGAAATTGCAAGACCGTCCGTTCTCGCCGCCTCCGCGCGCAAGTGCCTTTGGATCCCTGCTTGAAGCGATCACAGATCCGACAAGAGCTGAACACTTCCAACCAACGAATATCAACTTTGCCCTTCTTCCTCCCCTTGCGGAAAAAGAAAGAGACAAAGAGCTTCGCAAGAAAAAACAAATTGGTTTAGCCAGAGAAGCGCTTGAAAGTTGGCAAGCATAA
- a CDS encoding S1 family peptidase encodes MVKKLTMALMAATMMSACAGQNSSEIFSEDSQSGVVGGEKVNMVSPIARSTVGLLDEMTGSLCTGTLISSQLILTAAHCVVPGSHELLVFFTQDMKEINAYNSRYALKALQHEDFDNSKKQDRADIALVRITGDLPAGYAPAPLYGDFKNLQVGTEAVVAGYGLSSAWLGNKAGVLRTTNLNVKEAQFGKTELMMAQSTRKGVCQGDSGGPAYIQKDGKLYLAAVASRGDALDLVITAKCPNNSIYSRVDAYLPWIKKTSEFLMSIR; translated from the coding sequence ATGGTCAAAAAACTCACGATGGCTTTGATGGCGGCGACGATGATGTCGGCGTGTGCAGGACAAAACTCTTCGGAAATTTTTTCGGAAGATTCGCAAAGCGGTGTTGTGGGCGGTGAAAAGGTGAACATGGTTTCTCCAATTGCGCGCTCGACAGTGGGTCTTCTTGATGAGATGACCGGATCGCTTTGCACGGGCACTTTGATTTCTTCGCAGTTGATTCTAACGGCGGCTCATTGTGTGGTTCCGGGCTCTCACGAGCTTTTGGTGTTTTTCACTCAAGATATGAAAGAGATCAATGCCTATAATTCTCGTTATGCGCTCAAAGCTTTGCAACACGAAGACTTCGACAATAGCAAAAAACAAGACAGAGCTGATATCGCGTTAGTTCGAATCACGGGTGACTTGCCTGCGGGTTATGCTCCGGCTCCTCTGTATGGTGACTTTAAAAATCTTCAAGTGGGTACAGAGGCAGTCGTTGCAGGATACGGTTTAAGCTCCGCATGGCTTGGAAATAAAGCCGGCGTTCTTCGCACCACCAATTTGAATGTCAAAGAGGCTCAGTTTGGAAAAACGGAACTGATGATGGCGCAATCAACTCGCAAGGGTGTTTGCCAAGGCGATTCGGGCGGGCCTGCTTACATTCAGAAAGATGGGAAGTTGTATTTGGCAGCCGTTGCCAGTCGCGGAGACGCATTAGATTTAGTGATTACGGCAAAATGTCCTAACAATTCCATTTACTCTCGCGTGGACGCTTATTTGCCGTGGATTAAAAAGACATCTGAATTTTTGATGTCGATTCGTTAA
- a CDS encoding thymidine kinase — MSEFSYVHARGWIEVVVGSMFSGKTEELIRRLRRAEFARQQIQVFKPIIDKRYNEMAVTSHDLTTIDSLPINDADEIWNHLKPGTKVVGIDEGQFFSQNLVKVAQDLADRGLRVIIAGLDTDWQGKPFEPMPTLMAIAESVTKQHAVCVVCGNTASRTQRTSGGDGQVLVGTHDAYEARCRQHFKPEVDMPTLDWKLKREADLA, encoded by the coding sequence GTGTCTGAGTTTTCTTATGTTCACGCCAGAGGTTGGATCGAAGTGGTTGTAGGTTCCATGTTCAGTGGAAAAACCGAAGAATTGATCCGTCGTTTGCGTCGCGCGGAGTTCGCGCGTCAGCAAATTCAAGTTTTTAAACCGATCATCGATAAACGCTACAACGAAATGGCTGTGACGTCTCACGATCTGACTACGATTGATTCTTTACCGATCAACGATGCAGATGAAATCTGGAATCACCTTAAGCCCGGCACCAAAGTGGTAGGTATCGATGAAGGACAATTCTTCTCGCAAAATCTTGTGAAGGTAGCTCAAGACCTTGCGGACCGTGGTCTTCGCGTGATCATCGCAGGCCTTGATACAGACTGGCAGGGAAAACCTTTCGAACCTATGCCGACATTGATGGCGATTGCAGAAAGCGTGACAAAGCAACACGCCGTTTGTGTTGTTTGTGGAAATACGGCAAGTCGCACTCAACGTACTTCTGGTGGAGACGGCCAAGTTCTGGTCGGAACTCACGATGCTTATGAAGCTCGTTGCCGTCAGCATTTTAAACCTGAAGTGGACATGCCGACACTCGATTGGAAATTGAAACGCGAAGCAGATCTTGCTTAG